The Desertibacillus haloalkaliphilus DNA window CGAAGCGGTTGAAGTTGCTCGAGGAATTGGCTTATTAGAATAGAGGTTTTTGATGATGATTTGGTTTAAACGTCGGTATCTTGTCATGCTCGTTGCGCTGATCGCATTTATTTGGTATAGCATGCATTTGACCGATTTCCAATTTCAAAAGTTTTATCAATTTATAAATACACTGTATTTTATAAATGAACGGTTTTTTCCATTGAATTGGGACATTCTCCCGAAGATGATTGAGGAAAGTCTCGTCACATTAGCAATGGCGTTTCTAGGGACTTTTTTTGCTTTACTTATTGCGTTACCGATTAGTTTTATGGCGGCTTATAATACAAGTCGTCATCCAATTTTTTATAGCACAACAAGGTCAAGTTTGAGTGTTCTTCGTTCGATCCCAGAGATTGTCTTCGGGTTAGTGTTTGTTGTTGCCGTTGGGCTCGGCCCATTTCCTGCTGTGATTGCGATTATGCTCCACAATATTGGTGTGCTAGGGAAGTTGATATCAGAGTTAATTGAATCTAGCGATCATGGACCGCAAGAAGCCATGAAGGCGGTTGGGGCGACGAGATGGGTCGCTGTTTTATTTTCGATTTTACCGCAAATTTGGCCAAATGTTCTTTCGCATTATTTCTATCGCTTTGAAGTCGCGATTCGAACGTCACTGATTCTTGGGTTTATTGGAGCCGGCGGAATAGGGCAACAATTATTTAATTATTTTAATACGATGCAATACAAATCAGTAGGAATAGCCATCTTAATGATTAGTATCCTCGTTATCCTCGTTGATTTTATCGGCGGTAAAGTCCGTCAACGAGTCATTTAGGAGCGATTGATATGATAGAAGTGAAACAATTATCCGTTCGGTACCCGAAAGCGACATCATACGCGCTCTCTGATATCGACTTATCGTTTAAACAAGGGGAGTTTATTTGCATATTAGGGAAAAGTGGTGCTGGGAAATCGACATTTATCCGCTGTTTAAATGGATTACAGCGACCGAGTAAGGGCGAAGTATCCGTTGACGGTATCGACATTTCTAAACAAAATGAAGCAAGCTTGCGCAAAGTTCGTAAACAAATGGGGATGATCTTTCAGCATTTTAACCTTATCCCACGCATCTCTGTTCTGCAAAATGTGTTAACAGGAACATTTGGGACAAGACCCCCATTAAAAAACCTTCTTGGGTTGTTTTCGAAGCAAGAGCTTGAGGTGGCAAAACGTGCGATAGAAAATGTTGAATTAGTAGAGCAGATGAATCGACGCGTGGAAGCCTTAAGTGGAGGCCAAAAACAACGAGTTGGGATTGCCCGAGCATTAATCCAACAACCAACCGTATTTTTAGGTGATGAGCCTGTGGCTAGCTTGGATCCTGGAACGGCAAATAAGATCTTTGAGCTTCTGATACAGATTCATCGTGACCATCAGCTTCTTACTATTATTAACGTCCATGATGTGACTTTAGCTAAACAATTCGCAACAAGAATTTTGGCTTTACGGGATGGAGCGTTGATTTTTGATGGAACGCCACAAGAGCTAACTGATGATATCTACAAGAAGATTTATGATTAGAATAAAAAACGTTTGGCCTTTATTAGAGCCAAACGTTTTTTGCGTTATTTTACATGAATGGGTCTTTCGTACCTTTCAGTCACTTCTCCGATGATTGCAGCATCAGTTAAGCCTTTTTCCTGTAAGGCTTCAACATAAGCCTCAGCATCATTTTTCGGCAAACTAATGAGAAGACCCCCTGAAGTAATCGCATCAAATAAAATCATTTGATCTGCTTCAGAAACTTGGTTGTCAAAGGAAATCTCATCACTAAGCCAGCGCTGATTTGCTTTAGAACCACCAGGAACAATTCCTTTTTCAGCCAATTCTTTCGTCCCGTCAAGAACAGGGACGTCGTCATGGTTAATCATAAAGCTCACATCACTGCCTTTTGCCATTTCGTAACTGTGACCGAGTAGACCAAAGCCAGTAACATCTGTGACGGAATGAGGCTTAAAGTTTGCTAAAGTTTCGGCTGCGATCTTGTTTAAGCTAGCCATTGTTTCTGTAACCGCTTGTTCTTGCTCTTCGGTAACAGCATCACGTTTGATGCCAGTTGTTAAAATGCCCACACCAATAGGCTTTGTCAGCACTAATGCGTCCCCAGGTTTTGCTCCGACATTTTTGTAGATGTCATTTGGGTGGGCAAGCCCAGTGACGGCCATGCCGAATTTTGGTTCTTGGTCATCAATTGAATGACCACCTACAATAAGAGCGCCAGCTTCTTTTACTTTATCTGCGGCACCACACAAGATTTGTGCTAACATTTCTTCAGGTAACTTTTTAATAGGAAATCCAACAATATTTAAGACTGTCTTTGGTTTCCCACCCATGGCATATACATCGCTAAGTGCATTAGCAGCTGCAATTTGCCCAAACATATATGGATCATCAACAACGGGAGTGAAGTAGTCAACCGTCTGAATCATCGCTAAATCTTCAGTTAATTGATACGCACCAGCATCATCTGATGTGTCTAATCCGACTAATAAATTGGAATCATGCTCTTGTTCTGGTAAATGACGCAAAACTTGCGCCAGGTCTTCTGGACCAATTTTGCATCCTCAACCGGCTTTTGTAGATAGTGATGTTAAACGAATCTTTTCATGGTTTTCCATTAAAGATCCCTCCTTTACCTTTGCTATTACGATTTTCGCATCTGTTAATAGCGAGTGATCAATGACAATCGCTAGTTGTCATTCATGTACATTTTTTGCGAAAACACATATCTTATCCTACAATAGAGTTGATTTTGATGTAAAGAAGTTTGATTTCGTGATGTGTAATTTTTAAGCTCAGTCTCGGTTCGGAAATAGAATATGATCTTTAGTAAACTAAAAGTGAAATGAACAGAAAGGTGGTTAATCATTTGAATAGCTATTTGCGCGAAATCCCTCCCATTCATGAACTTCAGCAAGATCCGCGCTTTCAATCGTTACTTGAGGAGGCACCATTTGGCCAAGTGACAAAATCATTAAAAGAAGCGGTTGACCAAATAAGGAAAGAGATATTAACAGGTGATTGGGATCAACAGAAGCATCAATACCTCAAAGAGCGGCTTTTTGCTGAAGTAGAAACGAAAGTGAATGAATTATCTCGTTATCACTTGCAGCGAGTGATTAACGGGACAGGAACGATTTTACATACAAATCTAGGTCGGGCACGCCTTAGTGAAGAAGCGATCCGCCAAGTGAATCTCACCGCCGCCAATTATTCTAACCTTGAATATAACATCCAAAAAGGATCACGCGGGTCACGACATGATGTGATCGAATCAATCCTAACAGAAGTAACGGGAGCTGAAGCGGCAATCGTTGTCAATAATAATGCCGCTGCTGTTTATCTCATTTTAAAAGCACTTGCCTCAGACCAGGAAGTTATCGTTTCAAGGGGACAACTGGTTGAAATCGGTGGATCGTTTCGGGTCTCCTCAATTATGGAGGAAAGTGGTGCGAAGTTAGTGGAAGTGGGTACAACAAATAAGACCCATCTTTATGATTATGAACAAGCCATCACTGAGGATACGGCGATGATTATGAAGGTCCACACCAGTAATTTTAAAACGATTGGATTTACCGAATCGGTAGATATCGAGGAGTTAGTAGATGTACGAGCGAAACATGAAGGGCTCATTCTTTATGAAGACTTAGGGAGTGGGGCACTCTATGATTTCCGCAAACATCACATTGGTGAAGAGCCAACGGTTGCTGAAGTTTTATCAAAAGGAGTTGATCTTGTCTCGTTTAGTGGCGACAAGCTGTTAGGAGGGCCACAAGCAGGCATTATCGCGGGTAAAAAAGAGTTGATTAAGCGACTGGCTAAGCATCAGCTTGCGCGTGTATTGCGCGTAGATAAAATGACATTGGCCGCGCTTGAGGCAACCTTGAAGGCTTACGTGTATGGCGAAGAAGCGTTGAACCGCATCCCTGTCGTCAGAGCGGTATTGACCTCGGAAACGGAACTGAAAGAACGCACCCAACGGTTTGTTGATCAGCTCGATCAAAAGGTTTGGCAGTGGCAACTTGAAAAAGGAACATCACAAGTTGGTGGAGGGACAATGCCAGATGTTGAGCTTCCGTCCGTGCTTGTCCACCTTAGGCATCCTAGTCTAAGTGCTCAACAGCTATTTGATCGTCTACGTCTCGGAGAACCGGCGATTATTTGTCGATTAAAGGATGATGATTTAGTCATTGACCTTCGTACAACCACGGAAGAAGAAGTACAGATCGTCGTACAAGCCCTTGACCAGATAAATAAAGACTGTCTCAGCTGAGCGCCTCTCTTTTCTTGTCATAGAGAAGCAGTCACAGTTGAGACAGCCTCTAATAAAACGAGTTATCCTGAGGGCACTGAAAAGGTGAATTTCACACTTTTTCAGTGCCCTTTACTGAATTGGCCTGCCTGTTACTTTTTCAGCAGTCTCATCCTTCGCCGTTCGTTTGACTTACATGGTTACGCTTTTTAACTTTTTTCGACCCGCTTAATGGTTCGGGCTGCCCAGGGTTTTGTCCTTTTGGCGCGTTTTTGCGTTGGTCTTTATACGTGTTATGTTCAGTCATTTTTAACCCCTCCTTTATCGTTAGTATGAGTCAATCAACATAACTTATGCTCTCGCCAATCATTGGTTTGGATGGCGTATAGTTTTTAGATGAAAATAAAAAAATAAACTGAAGGTGATTTTAGGAGGGAAAATTATGAACAAACCATACCAAAAAGACAAACAGCAAGCATTCCAAGCTGCTCAACAAGCTTTTGTTCGTGCTCAAGAAAGCACGAATACGATTGAAGAATATAGTAGCGAGTTTGGTCATCAATTAAAAGATGCAGAAAAAAGCATTGATCAAGCTGAACAAATGATATTAAATGCACTAGAGGTGGCCTCTGAACATCAACGTCATGAATTAAAATCGTTTCAAAACGAGTTATTTTTGCTAAAGGATCAGCTTGAACAAAAATAATTCATTACAAAATCCCGTGTTTTACTTCCAAATGGTCAATGAAAGCACGGGGTTTTCCTATTTATAGGCTCGTGGTTTACAATGGTATTTACTTTGGCCGCGGTAGGGAACAATCATCTTTTTTTCAAAAAATTATAAAAATCCATTTATTCTTTGTGAAAGTTTTGCTATTCTTAAATAGGCAAGTGAAGGAAAGAGAAATATTAAGCGCTTTCTGCTTCGTATTAGCAAAGATTCATTTTTTCGATTTGTCGTAATTTTTTTCGACAATTTTAAAAAAATGGGTTAAGATAGTACTAGAGGAGGGTATACATATGACAAATCAAAAAGATATTTTTAAGTCTCGTTCATCCTTTACAGTGGATGGTAAGAAGTATAACTATTATAGTTTAAAAGCACTTGAAGAGGCAGGGGTAGGGAAAACTACAAAACTTCCTTATTCTGTAAAGGTTCTGCTAGAATCAGTCCTTCGTCAGCATGATGGCTTTGTCATTAAAAAAGAGCATGTAGAAAATCTAGCAAAATGGGGCACTAGTGAGCTGAAAAACATTGATGTACCATTTAAACCATCTCGTGTTATATTACAAGACTTTACAGGGGTTCCTGCCGTTGTAGATTTAGCATCACTACGTAAAGCAATGGCTGATCTTGGTGGTAATGCAGATCAAATCAACCCTGAGATTCCAGTTGATCTTGTTATTGACCACTCCGTTCAAGTTGATAAGGCTGGGACTGATGACTCTCTAGATTTCAACATGAACCTAGAATTCCAACGTAATGAAGAGCGTTATAACTTCTTAAGTTGGGCACAAAAAGCATTTGATAATTACCGTGCGGTTCCACCAGCAACAGGTATTGTCCACCAAGTAAACCTTGAGTATTTAGCAGATGTTGTTCATGCTGCTGAAGTTGATGGTGAAGCGGTTGCATACCCAGATTCACTCGTTGGTACAGATTCACATACAACAATGATTAACGGTATCGGTGTTCTTGGATGGGGCGTCGGTGGTATCGAAGCAGAAGCTGGTATGCTAGGTCAGCCTTCATACTTCCCAGTACCAGAAGTTATTGGTGTTAAATTTACAGGATCACTTCCAAGTGGAACAACGGCTACAGATGTAGCACTTAAAGTAACACAAGTGCTTCGTGAAAAGAAAGTCGTTGGTAAGTTCGTTGAATTCTTTGGTCCTGGTCTAGCTGAAATGCCACTTGCAGATCGTGCGACAATTTCTAATATGGCTCCGGAATATGGTGCAACATGTGGTTTCTTCCCAGTTGATGAGGAAGCGCTAAACTATATGCGATTAACAGGACGTTCTGAAGAACAAATCAAGCTTGTTGAAGAATATTCAAAAGCAAATGACATGTTCTATGTACCTGGTGAAACACCTGATCCGGTTTATACAAGTGTTGTTGAAATTGATCTTTCTGAAATTGAAGCAAATCTTTCTGGTCCAAAGCGTCCACAAGATTTAATTCCACTTTCAGAAATGCAAGAACAATTCCAAAAAGCTGTTACTGCTCCACAAGGAACACAAGGCCTTGGCTTATCAAAGGATGAGTTTGATAAAGAAGTAACGGTGAAATTGGCAAACGGTAAAGAAACGACAATGAACACAGGTGCGATTGCGATTGCAGCAATCACAAGCTGTACGAATACATCAAACCCATACGTATTAGTTGCTGCAGGTCTAGTAGCGAAGAAAGCGGCTGAAAAAGGATTAAATGTTCCTGATTACGTAAAAACGTCATTAGCTCCTGGTTCAAAAGTTGTTACAGGATACCTTCAAAATTCAGGCTTATTGCCATACCTTGAGCAATTAGGCTTTAATATTGTTGGTTACGGCTGTACAACATGTATCGGTAACTCTGGACCATTAGCTGATGAGCTTGAAAAGGCGATTGCAGACAATGACTTAACGGTCACTTCTGTACTATCAGGTAACCGTAACTTTGAAGGTCGTATTCACCCACTAGTAAAAGCTAACTACCTAGCTTCACCTCCTCTAGTTGTTGCTTATGCACTAGCTGGAACGGTCGATGTGGACTTAAATAACGATTCATTCGGTAAGGATAAAGACGGTAACGATGTTTACTTTAACGATATCTGGCCAACAGCTGATGAAGTTAAAGAAGTTGTTCAAGAAACAGTTACACCTGAATTATTCAGAAATGAGTACGAAGATGTATTCAGAAGTAACCCACGTTGGAATGAAATTGAAACAACAGATGATGCGCTTTATAAGTGGGATGAAGATTCTACGTATATTGCAAACCCACCATTCTTTGAAGGGTTATCAAAAGATCCAGAA harbors:
- a CDS encoding small acid-soluble spore protein P, translating into MTEHNTYKDQRKNAPKGQNPGQPEPLSGSKKVKKRNHVSQTNGEG
- the selD gene encoding selenide, water dikinase SelD, coding for MENHEKIRLTSLSTKAGUGCKIGPEDLAQVLRHLPEQEHDSNLLVGLDTSDDAGAYQLTEDLAMIQTVDYFTPVVDDPYMFGQIAAANALSDVYAMGGKPKTVLNIVGFPIKKLPEEMLAQILCGAADKVKEAGALIVGGHSIDDQEPKFGMAVTGLAHPNDIYKNVGAKPGDALVLTKPIGVGILTTGIKRDAVTEEQEQAVTETMASLNKIAAETLANFKPHSVTDVTGFGLLGHSYEMAKGSDVSFMINHDDVPVLDGTKELAEKGIVPGGSKANQRWLSDEISFDNQVSEADQMILFDAITSGGLLISLPKNDAEAYVEALQEKGLTDAAIIGEVTERYERPIHVK
- the phnC gene encoding phosphonate ABC transporter ATP-binding protein, with the protein product MIEVKQLSVRYPKATSYALSDIDLSFKQGEFICILGKSGAGKSTFIRCLNGLQRPSKGEVSVDGIDISKQNEASLRKVRKQMGMIFQHFNLIPRISVLQNVLTGTFGTRPPLKNLLGLFSKQELEVAKRAIENVELVEQMNRRVEALSGGQKQRVGIARALIQQPTVFLGDEPVASLDPGTANKIFELLIQIHRDHQLLTIINVHDVTLAKQFATRILALRDGALIFDGTPQELTDDIYKKIYD
- the phnE gene encoding phosphonate ABC transporter, permease protein PhnE; the encoded protein is MIWFKRRYLVMLVALIAFIWYSMHLTDFQFQKFYQFINTLYFINERFFPLNWDILPKMIEESLVTLAMAFLGTFFALLIALPISFMAAYNTSRHPIFYSTTRSSLSVLRSIPEIVFGLVFVVAVGLGPFPAVIAIMLHNIGVLGKLISELIESSDHGPQEAMKAVGATRWVAVLFSILPQIWPNVLSHYFYRFEVAIRTSLILGFIGAGGIGQQLFNYFNTMQYKSVGIAILMISILVILVDFIGGKVRQRVI
- the selA gene encoding L-seryl-tRNA(Sec) selenium transferase; protein product: MNSYLREIPPIHELQQDPRFQSLLEEAPFGQVTKSLKEAVDQIRKEILTGDWDQQKHQYLKERLFAEVETKVNELSRYHLQRVINGTGTILHTNLGRARLSEEAIRQVNLTAANYSNLEYNIQKGSRGSRHDVIESILTEVTGAEAAIVVNNNAAAVYLILKALASDQEVIVSRGQLVEIGGSFRVSSIMEESGAKLVEVGTTNKTHLYDYEQAITEDTAMIMKVHTSNFKTIGFTESVDIEELVDVRAKHEGLILYEDLGSGALYDFRKHHIGEEPTVAEVLSKGVDLVSFSGDKLLGGPQAGIIAGKKELIKRLAKHQLARVLRVDKMTLAALEATLKAYVYGEEALNRIPVVRAVLTSETELKERTQRFVDQLDQKVWQWQLEKGTSQVGGGTMPDVELPSVLVHLRHPSLSAQQLFDRLRLGEPAIICRLKDDDLVIDLRTTTEEEVQIVVQALDQINKDCLS
- the acnA gene encoding aconitate hydratase AcnA → MTNQKDIFKSRSSFTVDGKKYNYYSLKALEEAGVGKTTKLPYSVKVLLESVLRQHDGFVIKKEHVENLAKWGTSELKNIDVPFKPSRVILQDFTGVPAVVDLASLRKAMADLGGNADQINPEIPVDLVIDHSVQVDKAGTDDSLDFNMNLEFQRNEERYNFLSWAQKAFDNYRAVPPATGIVHQVNLEYLADVVHAAEVDGEAVAYPDSLVGTDSHTTMINGIGVLGWGVGGIEAEAGMLGQPSYFPVPEVIGVKFTGSLPSGTTATDVALKVTQVLREKKVVGKFVEFFGPGLAEMPLADRATISNMAPEYGATCGFFPVDEEALNYMRLTGRSEEQIKLVEEYSKANDMFYVPGETPDPVYTSVVEIDLSEIEANLSGPKRPQDLIPLSEMQEQFQKAVTAPQGTQGLGLSKDEFDKEVTVKLANGKETTMNTGAIAIAAITSCTNTSNPYVLVAAGLVAKKAAEKGLNVPDYVKTSLAPGSKVVTGYLQNSGLLPYLEQLGFNIVGYGCTTCIGNSGPLADELEKAIADNDLTVTSVLSGNRNFEGRIHPLVKANYLASPPLVVAYALAGTVDVDLNNDSFGKDKDGNDVYFNDIWPTADEVKEVVQETVTPELFRNEYEDVFRSNPRWNEIETTDDALYKWDEDSTYIANPPFFEGLSKDPEEIKPLSDLRVIGKFGDTVTTDHISPAGAIGKDTPAGKYLISKGVEPKDFNSYGSRRGNHEVMMRGTFANIRIRNQIAPGTEGGFTTYWPEDKVMPIYDAAMKYKENGTGLAVIAGKDYGMGSSRDWAAKGTNLLGIKTVIAESYERIHRSNLVLMGVLPLQFAEGDSAESLGLTGKESFEVQITNDVQPRDMVKVVATDADGKKTEFEALVRFDSEVEIDYYRHGGILQMVLRGKLEKANA